The Candidatus Omnitrophota bacterium genome contains the following window.
AGGTAGCTAGCTTAATCAAATCCTGCTTCTTCATATTCTCTCCTTATTTTGAACTATAAGTAGCCTTCTGCCTAATTCTACTTACCTTTCCGTTCTCGCCCAGGCAACGCTTTGTCGTCCCGTGATATACCGCACGAAGCCTATTAATAGCGACAAATTCATTGAGACAAAATAATAACATAGATTAATCGGTTTTATGTTTATGCCAGACCAACTTAGAATCTGCCCAACAACTGCGCATATATAAAAAATGCATTGCATAGCGAATACCAATTTATATAAAGGATCCATCAACAAAAATAGATTCAAAAAGACTGCAAAAATCAGGAAAAACGGCGCAAGCCATCTTAAGACCTTATGGGACCAGAACGAAAAAGACGAAAACCCCTTCAAGGGATTCAACATAGGCAACAGCCGGAAAAGAGCTTGAAAATCTCCAGCTCCGATGCGAATTCGTCTTTGTTTTTCCTGAATGATATGCTTTGTCGTCTCCTCGATAGCCACAGCCTCTTTCTCGTAAAAAACTTTATAACCTTTTTCTAAAATCTTCATAGGAATAAAAAAATCTTCGACAATGGTATCCGAAGGACACGGGATAAAAAGTTCCTTTCTGATTGCATAAATAGGGCCATTCGCCCCTAAAAGAGAACCTCGAGCTCCTTCAATTTTCTTAAGGAATGTTTCGTATCGCCAATAAAAATTTTCTAATTCAGCGCTGTCGCTTCCTTGCGCATTGACAAATTTTAACA
Protein-coding sequences here:
- a CDS encoding glycosyltransferase family 2 protein gives rise to the protein MYSIIKFSFWLSIFLIGYAYILYPMLLFLFDKFIQRPKFTTTENLPKVSLIIAAYNEEKVIEKRIKNCLELDYPKDRLEIIIASDGSDDRTNEIVRRYNLDGVILFDYSKRQGKANVLNETLPRTKHGIIIFSDANAFFEPDAIKKLVCYFDDSRIGCVCGLLKFVNAQGSDSAELENFYWRYETFLKKIEGARGSLLGANGPIYAIRKELFIPCPSDTIVEDFFIPMKILEKGYKVFYEKEAVAIEETTKHIIQEKQRRIRIGAGDFQALFRLLPMLNPLKGFSSFSFWSHKVLRWLAPFFLIFAVFLNLFLLMDPLYKLVFAMQCIFYICAVVGQILSWSGINIKPINLCYYFVSMNLSLLIGFVRYITGRQSVAWARTER